One genomic window of Methanospirillum lacunae includes the following:
- a CDS encoding cation:proton antiporter — protein sequence MEELFISPEFQMSLLLFVALAGYVIASQINQSAVIGLIFIGIVVGPSVLGWIQYTDFVSSLAHLGAVILLFVIGLEFKLHEIMKIKNGIIALIGVIIPWIGGYGISLLFGYSSSSAIFIGTALTATSIAITANVLQELDQLQTDAAKAIIGAAVIDDILSLLALAICNEAATGTVSAFSIGLMTVKAIAFVIIGAAAGVLVISRFIEYVDETAFAGKYPEFTFIFAMMMAYMYGILAEMVGLSAIVGAFIAGVSFNEIKLKQGHDLKEGAGYLQIIFASIFFVSLGVMVDLKAVTPEIIVFLVALTVIAVLTKLIGCGIPAYLSGMGWKESLIVGFGMAPRGEVAMIVALIGLQEGVIDQGIYVTIIIMSLITTIMTPLIYRNCFFRECKEIASSSP from the coding sequence TTTATTGGAATAGTAGTTGGCCCAAGTGTATTAGGATGGATTCAGTACACTGATTTCGTAAGTAGTCTCGCTCATCTGGGTGCAGTCATTCTGCTCTTTGTAATTGGACTTGAATTTAAACTTCATGAGATTATGAAGATAAAAAACGGGATAATAGCTCTTATAGGCGTGATAATACCCTGGATTGGAGGATATGGAATATCATTACTCTTTGGGTACTCAAGTTCAAGTGCGATCTTTATTGGAACCGCACTTACTGCAACAAGTATTGCAATTACGGCCAATGTTCTTCAGGAATTAGACCAGCTTCAGACTGATGCAGCAAAAGCCATCATCGGGGCTGCTGTAATAGACGACATCTTAAGTCTGCTTGCCCTTGCCATCTGCAATGAAGCTGCAACCGGGACCGTATCTGCTTTTTCGATTGGTTTGATGACAGTCAAAGCAATAGCATTCGTCATCATCGGAGCGGCAGCAGGTGTTCTGGTCATCTCCCGGTTTATTGAATATGTAGATGAAACAGCGTTTGCAGGAAAATACCCCGAGTTCACCTTCATTTTCGCGATGATGATGGCATATATGTATGGAATTCTCGCAGAAATGGTGGGATTATCAGCCATTGTGGGTGCATTTATCGCTGGTGTTTCATTCAACGAGATTAAACTGAAACAGGGCCATGATTTAAAGGAAGGAGCTGGGTATCTGCAGATAATATTTGCATCAATATTCTTCGTATCACTCGGAGTTATGGTTGATCTCAAAGCAGTGACCCCTGAGATCATTGTATTCCTTGTGGCATTAACCGTGATTGCAGTATTAACCAAACTAATCGGTTGTGGGATACCGGCTTACCTGAGTGGAATGGGTTGGAAAGAATCCCTTATTGTCGGATTTGGGATGGCTCCACGGGGAGAAGTTGCAATGATTGTTGCATTAATAGGGCTTCAGGAGGGAGTAATAGATCAGGGCATTTACGTTACAATCATTATCATGAGTCTGATTACAACCATCATGACCCCGCTAATATATCGGAATTGTTTCTTTAGAGAATGCAAAGAAATTGCGTCTAGTTCGCCCTGA
- a CDS encoding thioredoxin family protein: MNPHYMPRYIAALFLILLSIAIICSPAAAAEGKDASSNPLGSIPFIGGFGSLSDPVIIHFFFNPGCGACEKIHPVMEAYAANHSDVKVEFYSLAGNQTNIDLFNTYQKAYNISHAHVPILFLGNTNLMGEEEITEKLDTTVAEVKKGSNKAGLLSNLSSGNGNVSASSINPGFLIVAGIGEGLNPCGLLVLALLLVSLMASQSRRTVLAIGLAYIVAFFAVRLLSGFAIFSVIQLPGLSQTFTLIAAAVAIIAGIIQVKDGLSKKQHPLLSIPDSKKSLISSYMKKASVPAGLVVGALVGVYGMACTAGIYISILGMLYKEPAIGLVYLVLYNILVVIPLLAILLLVFFGIPPEKVSAWRDDQKSMLRLMIGIVMIIMGIVILIPML; encoded by the coding sequence ATGAATCCCCACTATATGCCCCGCTATATAGCAGCACTGTTCCTGATACTTTTGAGTATAGCGATCATCTGCTCTCCTGCAGCTGCAGCGGAGGGAAAGGATGCATCATCAAATCCTCTCGGATCAATACCCTTTATCGGAGGGTTTGGTTCCTTATCTGATCCGGTGATTATACACTTCTTTTTCAACCCCGGTTGCGGGGCTTGTGAGAAGATCCACCCTGTGATGGAGGCCTACGCAGCTAACCATTCAGATGTAAAAGTTGAATTCTACAGTCTTGCAGGAAACCAGACCAATATTGATCTCTTCAATACCTACCAGAAGGCCTATAATATCTCCCATGCCCATGTTCCAATCCTCTTCCTTGGAAACACAAACCTGATGGGAGAAGAAGAGATCACTGAAAAACTTGATACAACCGTTGCAGAGGTAAAAAAAGGGAGTAACAAGGCAGGCCTTCTCTCAAATCTCTCTTCTGGCAACGGTAATGTATCAGCGTCTTCCATTAATCCCGGGTTTCTCATCGTAGCAGGAATCGGTGAAGGACTTAATCCATGCGGATTGCTCGTTCTCGCCCTTCTCCTCGTGTCACTCATGGCTTCGCAGTCACGAAGAACTGTTCTGGCCATTGGACTTGCATATATCGTCGCCTTCTTTGCAGTCAGGCTCCTCTCCGGGTTTGCAATATTCTCTGTTATACAGCTCCCCGGACTCTCACAGACCTTCACCCTGATAGCAGCAGCAGTGGCAATCATAGCCGGTATCATACAGGTCAAAGATGGTCTCTCTAAGAAACAACATCCGCTTCTCTCAATTCCTGATTCCAAAAAGAGTCTCATCTCATCATACATGAAGAAGGCAAGCGTCCCTGCTGGCCTTGTTGTCGGAGCTCTCGTAGGTGTGTACGGAATGGCCTGCACTGCAGGAATTTACATCAGCATCCTTGGTATGCTGTACAAAGAGCCTGCTATCGGACTTGTCTACCTGGTGCTCTACAACATCCTTGTAGTAATCCCATTACTTGCCATCCTGCTTCTGGTATTCTTTGGAATTCCACCAGAAAAAGTCAGTGCATGGCGTGATGACCAGAAGAGCATGCTCAGGCTGATGATCGGTATCGTGATGATCATCATGGGAATCGTTATTCTTATCCCAATGCTTTAA
- the rd gene encoding rubredoxin, protein MEKFECIPCGYVYDPELGDEGADIPAGTAFEDLPGDWVCPVCGVGKDQFEPTS, encoded by the coding sequence ATGGAGAAGTTCGAGTGCATTCCGTGTGGTTATGTGTATGATCCTGAACTTGGTGATGAGGGTGCCGATATTCCTGCTGGCACTGCGTTTGAAGACCTGCCAGGTGACTGGGTCTGCCCGGTTTGCGGAGTTGGCAAGGATCAGTTCGAGCCAACATCATAG
- a CDS encoding MFS transporter, producing MQHYISQKGPGKEHNMDSSSPVTNCGPDKTLKRIVLFIAILAGFLTPFDGSAVNIALPTIGAEFSMDAISLSWIATAYLLASALFLVPFGRLADIYGRKKIFESGIAIFAISSLLMTLVPTTGSLIAIRVLQGLGGAMIYGTSMAILTGVFPPGERGRAIGLYVSFVYFGLSLGPFLGGILTSYLGWRSIFLVNVPIGLLAVILIRLKLKGEWTESKGEPFDIIGSVLYSLSLVAVMYGFSTLPHEGAMTLVIAGLILVTIFAWYESRASYPVLNARLFSGNRVFLFSNVAALINYSATFAVTFLLSLDLQYTKGFSPEHAGLILIAQPAVMALVSTLSGRLSDQIEPGKVASAGMAITTLGLFLLVFLTESTPLWYIIMSLLILGTGFGFFTSPNTNAIMSSVQKHDYGVASGTTSTMRLLGQMLSMGFTTMLFAIYIGPVEITQEYYPAFISCLQTGFTFFTILCGAGIFFSLIRGHMRENV from the coding sequence ATGCAACACTATATTTCACAAAAAGGGCCAGGAAAAGAGCACAATATGGATAGTTCTTCACCTGTAACCAATTGTGGTCCTGATAAAACACTAAAACGGATCGTTCTCTTCATCGCAATCCTTGCAGGATTTTTAACTCCCTTTGATGGTTCAGCAGTGAATATCGCTCTGCCAACCATCGGAGCAGAATTCAGCATGGATGCCATCTCGCTCTCGTGGATAGCTACTGCATATCTTCTGGCTTCAGCCCTCTTCCTCGTACCATTCGGAAGACTTGCCGATATATATGGAAGAAAGAAGATATTTGAAAGTGGAATTGCCATATTTGCCATTTCCTCTTTATTAATGACCCTGGTCCCAACTACAGGGTCATTAATTGCTATCCGGGTTCTTCAGGGACTTGGTGGTGCCATGATCTATGGAACAAGTATGGCGATCCTGACCGGAGTCTTTCCTCCGGGAGAACGTGGGCGTGCAATCGGTCTCTATGTCTCGTTTGTTTACTTTGGCCTCTCACTGGGGCCGTTTCTTGGTGGCATTCTTACTTCGTATCTTGGTTGGAGGAGCATCTTTCTTGTTAATGTTCCAATAGGCCTTCTGGCTGTCATCCTTATCCGGTTAAAACTGAAAGGCGAATGGACAGAAAGCAAAGGAGAACCATTTGATATAATTGGATCAGTATTATACAGCCTTTCGCTTGTTGCAGTGATGTATGGATTCTCCACACTTCCGCACGAAGGAGCCATGACACTGGTCATTGCCGGATTAATTCTTGTTACTATCTTTGCATGGTATGAAAGCAGGGCGTCATATCCAGTCCTCAACGCCCGGTTATTCTCCGGGAACCGGGTATTTCTGTTCTCGAATGTTGCAGCATTGATCAACTATAGTGCGACCTTTGCTGTGACATTCCTGCTCAGTCTTGATCTTCAGTATACCAAGGGGTTCTCACCTGAACATGCCGGACTGATTCTTATTGCACAGCCAGCAGTGATGGCACTTGTATCAACCCTTTCGGGAAGACTTTCAGATCAGATAGAGCCAGGGAAAGTTGCATCAGCAGGAATGGCTATCACAACACTCGGGCTTTTCCTGCTCGTCTTTCTCACTGAATCGACACCGCTCTGGTACATCATCATGAGTTTGTTGATCCTTGGAACCGGCTTTGGCTTCTTTACATCACCAAACACAAATGCAATAATGAGTTCAGTGCAAAAACACGATTACGGAGTCGCTTCTGGAACCACATCCACCATGAGACTTCTTGGACAGATGCTCTCAATGGGTTTTACAACTATGCTCTTTGCCATCTATATAGGTCCGGTCGAGATCACTCAGGAGTATTATCCGGCTTTTATATCCTGCCTTCAAACCGGATTTACTTTTTTCACAATCCTCTGTGGAGCGGGCATATTCTTCTCACTCATCAGAGGCCACATGAGGGAGAATGTTTAA
- a CDS encoding hybrid sensor histidine kinase/response regulator produces MIQSISRILYVDDEPGFLDLCKTFLERSGELVVKTTRSGSEALRLLKEERFDAIIADYQMPGMDGVELLIAVRSDPLISEIPFILFTARGREEVVIKAINNGADFYLQKGGETGIRFLELAETVKTAIKRRNNRIMYYQDDENVHSNTSLSGGSGDPARETARIHGIHQTDEINTGIEHVNKKNKTEQRELRCTSIIAHAPWGIHCYRLENEVFIFESANQAAQRMTGIKAEGLRGRPVTEVFPVLVSTDITERLQEVNQFGQSWHSDNPVRFSDKPDAKALDLFAFRTSPGNISVILNEPVQGREKEIIPPKELYQSFIEASPDVIIITDITGNIIFSSPKSQTMFSLPPDTEVNGTEILAWISPDYRYQAFDSISRHLRGEQTPPAIYWLLRIDGTSFPAEVHSAPLHDKTGKITGIVSIIRDTSERTAQQDALERGNRKLNLLSSITRHDILNKITALRLYCSLIEEGEDPAQNKEMIMKIEQMASNISDLVTFTSYYQNLGINTARWIAPGEVVTRIVDMIELGNIKIKNDFGQIRILADPLFEKVLYNLFDNAVKYGRKITTLKTGYELNNDGIILYVEDDGVGIPPEEKEKIFDRNVGNGTGLGLFLIREILNVTNLSIRETGIVGVGARFEILVPPSKYQNP; encoded by the coding sequence ATGATACAATCTATTTCCAGAATATTATATGTCGATGATGAGCCCGGATTTCTTGATCTCTGTAAAACATTTCTTGAACGCTCTGGTGAACTTGTTGTAAAAACCACCCGTTCCGGGTCTGAAGCACTACGCTTGCTGAAAGAGGAGCGGTTTGATGCCATCATCGCAGACTATCAGATGCCAGGGATGGATGGAGTCGAACTGCTCATCGCCGTTCGTTCAGATCCCCTCATAAGTGAAATCCCATTTATCCTCTTTACAGCACGGGGTCGCGAAGAGGTTGTCATCAAAGCCATCAATAACGGTGCTGACTTCTATCTTCAGAAAGGCGGCGAGACAGGAATCAGATTCCTTGAATTGGCAGAGACAGTGAAAACTGCCATAAAACGTAGAAATAATAGAATCATGTATTACCAGGATGATGAGAATGTACATTCAAATACCTCATTATCCGGTGGTTCAGGTGATCCTGCCAGAGAAACTGCCAGGATTCACGGAATTCACCAAACTGATGAAATCAACACAGGAATTGAACACGTAAATAAGAAAAATAAGACTGAACAGCGTGAACTCCGGTGTACCAGTATTATCGCTCACGCACCATGGGGAATCCATTGTTACCGCCTTGAAAACGAAGTATTCATCTTTGAATCTGCAAACCAGGCAGCTCAGAGAATGACGGGAATAAAGGCAGAAGGACTCCGTGGAAGACCTGTGACTGAAGTATTCCCGGTTCTGGTTTCTACAGATATTACAGAAAGACTGCAAGAAGTTAATCAGTTTGGACAGTCATGGCATTCAGATAATCCAGTCAGGTTTTCTGATAAACCAGATGCAAAAGCACTTGATCTCTTTGCATTCAGAACATCCCCGGGTAATATTTCAGTAATTTTAAACGAACCTGTTCAAGGCAGAGAAAAAGAGATCATTCCTCCAAAAGAACTCTACCAGTCATTCATAGAAGCATCACCAGACGTCATTATAATCACCGATATTACCGGAAATATCATTTTCAGTTCACCAAAATCACAAACTATGTTTTCACTTCCACCGGATACAGAAGTCAACGGCACAGAAATACTGGCCTGGATATCTCCGGATTACAGATATCAGGCGTTTGATTCCATATCCAGACATTTGAGGGGAGAACAGACACCTCCAGCCATATACTGGTTACTTCGCATTGATGGAACTTCATTTCCTGCAGAGGTCCATTCAGCTCCTTTACATGACAAGACCGGAAAAATAACTGGGATTGTATCGATAATCCGGGATACATCAGAACGTACAGCACAACAAGACGCATTAGAGCGTGGAAACCGGAAACTCAACTTACTCTCATCGATTACTCGACATGATATCCTGAACAAGATCACAGCACTTCGCCTTTATTGTTCCCTCATAGAGGAGGGAGAAGATCCGGCACAGAACAAGGAGATGATCATGAAGATAGAGCAAATGGCTTCAAACATTTCCGATTTGGTAACATTCACAAGTTACTACCAGAACCTTGGGATCAACACTGCCAGATGGATTGCGCCGGGAGAGGTGGTGACCAGGATCGTTGACATGATCGAGCTTGGCAATATCAAGATTAAAAATGACTTTGGACAAATTAGAATTCTAGCAGATCCCCTGTTTGAGAAAGTCCTCTACAATCTCTTTGATAACGCAGTGAAGTACGGCAGGAAGATAACAACTCTCAAAACAGGATATGAACTCAACAATGATGGAATTATACTCTATGTTGAGGATGATGGAGTGGGAATTCCTCCGGAGGAGAAAGAGAAAATCTTTGATCGGAATGTAGGGAATGGAACCGGACTTGGCCTTTTCCTCATCAGGGAGATATTAAACGTTACAAACCTTTCAATCAGAGAGACAGGAATTGTAGGTGTAGGAGCGAGGTTTGAGATCCTGGTTCCTCCATCGAAATACCAGAACCCTTAA
- a CDS encoding hybrid sensor histidine kinase/response regulator, with amino-acid sequence MNRGKSRFSEVSGQCDRGDSVISVLHVDDECGLLEAVKLSLEDTGACIVDTAESAELAIEMFRSHPYDAIISDYAMPGTNGIDLLKQVRKEFGDIPFILYTIIPREDVLIEAINYGVTFYLQKGTEQGLQTAELVHVIDQAVTRRITEQALLESENRYRTIIENIIDVYYRTDSEGTLVFISPSVLPMLGYNSLDELLGRKTGEFWKHPSERDTLISILKEKKEIRDYEVTLLTKTGDDIQVAVSLRICINEKGEFDGVEGIIRDISERKKIEYELITKNLELEKINRELSGTLEELTSTQTALAERNQELLTREASQKRSAAALKRANKQLNLLSSITRHDILNQITALNGYLTLIRDEIRDEEVARYLDKLESVAGTIETQIAFTRVYQDLGSQEPQWLDVKNLIPHVTLSGLTIIESNLDNIRIFADPIAGKVFENLFDNTIRHGGDVSRIEITARKESGHLIITWEDNGIGIPTPEKELIFNRGYGKNTGLGLFLVREILLITGITIREIGTEQKGAIFEISVPEGGYEIEKTKGDA; translated from the coding sequence ATGAACAGGGGGAAATCACGGTTTTCAGAGGTATCTGGCCAGTGTGATCGGGGGGACAGCGTGATATCGGTTCTGCATGTTGATGATGAATGTGGACTATTGGAAGCAGTAAAACTCTCACTAGAAGACACCGGAGCGTGTATTGTTGATACTGCCGAATCAGCAGAACTGGCAATTGAGATGTTCAGGTCACATCCATATGATGCAATCATTTCAGATTATGCAATGCCAGGTACGAATGGGATAGATCTCCTTAAACAGGTCAGAAAAGAGTTTGGAGATATTCCATTCATCCTTTATACAATCATTCCCCGTGAAGATGTTTTAATAGAGGCAATAAATTATGGCGTTACATTTTACCTACAGAAAGGAACGGAGCAGGGATTACAGACCGCAGAACTTGTACATGTCATCGATCAGGCAGTGACACGACGGATAACTGAACAGGCACTTTTAGAAAGTGAAAACCGATACAGGACAATTATCGAGAACATTATCGATGTATATTACAGGACAGATTCTGAAGGTACTCTTGTCTTCATAAGTCCATCCGTTCTTCCAATGCTTGGTTATAACTCATTGGATGAACTACTGGGAAGAAAAACTGGTGAGTTCTGGAAACACCCATCTGAACGTGATACTCTCATATCCATCCTTAAAGAGAAGAAGGAGATAAGAGATTATGAAGTGACCCTCCTCACCAAGACCGGAGATGATATTCAGGTCGCGGTAAGTTTAAGGATCTGTATTAATGAAAAGGGAGAATTTGATGGAGTAGAAGGGATAATAAGGGATATTTCTGAAAGAAAGAAGATTGAATATGAACTCATAACAAAGAATCTTGAACTCGAGAAAATAAACAGGGAACTTTCTGGAACTCTAGAAGAACTAACTTCAACCCAGACTGCACTGGCTGAACGTAATCAGGAGCTTCTTACCCGTGAAGCATCACAGAAGAGATCTGCTGCTGCACTGAAAAGGGCAAATAAACAACTCAACCTCCTCTCAAGTATAACAAGACATGATATTCTCAACCAGATAACAGCCCTGAACGGGTACCTTACTCTGATTAGAGATGAAATACGGGACGAAGAAGTTGCAAGGTACCTGGACAAACTTGAATCAGTTGCAGGTACTATCGAGACGCAGATAGCGTTCACCCGGGTGTATCAGGATCTTGGATCACAGGAACCACAGTGGCTTGATGTTAAAAACCTAATTCCTCATGTCACTCTTTCAGGACTAACAATCATTGAATCAAATCTTGATAATATACGGATTTTTGCAGATCCTATTGCAGGAAAAGTCTTTGAGAACCTCTTTGATAATACAATCAGGCACGGAGGGGACGTTAGCAGAATTGAAATAACTGCCCGCAAAGAATCCGGACATTTGATAATAACCTGGGAAGATAATGGAATCGGAATCCCTACTCCCGAAAAAGAACTTATATTTAATCGAGGATATGGAAAAAATACTGGCCTGGGTCTTTTTCTTGTACGGGAGATCCTCTTAATCACCGGGATAACGATAAGAGAGATCGGAACAGAGCAGAAAGGTGCCATATTTGAGATATCAGTTCCAGAAGGGGGATACGAAATAGAAAAGACAAAAGGAGATGCGTAG